One region of Thalassophryne amazonica chromosome 16, fThaAma1.1, whole genome shotgun sequence genomic DNA includes:
- the LOC117528568 gene encoding myeloid-associated differentiation marker-like protein 2, producing MDPHGGHYLNKAAVLSPLGVTRICQLMLGCTIMALVTHSADYSATYGTFCMFVWCFCFAVTLVVFTLDITRLHTCMPISWDNFTVAFAMLATLMYITASVVYPVYFLQPHCPKEGCEVQIYRIAVTVCSSICCFPYGAEVFLTRAKPGAVVGYMATVSGLLKVVQGFVACIIFGALASDSEYNRYVATQYCVVVYSLCFSVTVIVVILTVSGRTSVLRFPFDRFVVIYTFFAVILYLSTTLVWPIFSFDKKYGTTARPENCPRGSCPWDSKLVVAVFTSVNLILYLIDLIYSQKIRFVSNSAA from the coding sequence ATGGATCCTCATGGAGGACACTACCTCAACAAAGCAGCTGTACTGTCACCTTTAGGTGTAACGCGGATATGCCAGCTGATGCTCGGCTGCACTATAATGGCCCTTGTAACGCACAGTGCAGACTACAGCGCCACCTATGGGACCTTCTGCATGTTTGTGTGGTGCTTCTGCTTTGCTGTCACACTGGTCGTGTTCACGCTGGACATCACGCGGCTCCACACCTGCATGCCCATTTCCTGGGATAACTTCACGGTGGCCTTCGCCATGCTGGCGACCCTCATGTATATCACCGCCTCCGTGGTCTACCCCGTTTACTTCCTCCAACCCCACTGTCCTAAGGAGGGATGTGAAGTTCAAATCTACCGGATTGCGGTCACCGTCTGCTCCAGCATTTGCTGCTTCCCCTACGGAGCGGAGGTGTTTTTAACTCGAGCCAAGCCGGGAGCTGTGGTGGGATACATGGCAACTGTATCCGGGCTGCTCAAGGTGGTTCAGGGTTTTGTGGCCTGCATCATTTTCGGGGCACTGGCCAGCGACAGCGAGTACAACCGCTACGTTGCCACACAGTATTGTGTGGTGGTGTACAGCCTTTGCTTCTCCGTCACTGTGATAGTGGTCATACTGACGGTATCTGGGAGGACTTCTGTGCTGAGATTTCCCTTTGACCGATTTGTAGTCATCTACACTTTCTTCGCTGTAATCCTATACCTCAGTACTACACTGGTCTGGCCCATCTTCAGCTTTGACAAGAAGTACGGCACCACTGCTCGCCCCGAGAACTGTCCACGTGGAAGTTGCCCATGGGACAGTAAGCTTGTGGTGGCCGTGTTCACCAGCGTTAACTTGATCCTCTACTTAATTGATCTCATCTACTCGCAGAAGATTCGCTTTGTCTCAAACTCTGCTGCCTGA
- the notum1a gene encoding palmitoleoyl-protein carboxylesterase notum1a: protein MSTIRMVSSLLLLVLIQSGARCARRFRGGRNPQPRRAPPPPTYRADRGDTTESFPLDFTAVEENMDNFMTQVKNLAQSLYPCSAQKLDYDMRLNFLENTSVTCNDGSAAGYYLKESRGSRRWLIFLEGGWYCFNKQNCDSRYETMRRLMSSSQWPQTKTGTGILSPLPEENPHWWNANMVFVPYCSSDVWSGTAAKTEQSGYAFMGSLIIEEVVKNLLDKGLENAKVLLLAGSSAGGTGVLLNVDRVAELLEGQGHTGIHVRGLSDSGWFLDNKQYHCTDCVDTVGCAPTETIKRGIKYWGSIVPEKCKQTHEGQEWNCFFGYRVFPTIKSPVFVVQWLFDEAQLTVDNIQLTGQPVQEGQWRYIQNLGIELRNTLKDVPAMFAPACLSHEVITRNYWIDVQVKGTSLPRALHCWDRSLHDNRNNKAPPKGCPVHLIDSCPWPHCNPTCPTIRDQFTGQEMNVIQFLMHMGFDVQKMAQQQGMDPSKLLGMLSSGS from the exons ATGTCAACGATCAGAATGGTCTCATCGTTGCTGCTGCTGGTGCTCATACAGTCCGGCGCTCGTTGCGCACGGAGGTTCAGGGGTGGCCGTAACCCGCAGCCGCGACGCGCGCCACCGCCTCCCACGTACCGGGCGGACCGGGGCGATACCACGGAGAGCTTCCCTCTGGATTTCACCGCCGTGGAGGAGAACATGGATAACTTCATGACGCAAGTGAAGAACCTTGCGCAGTCGCTTTATCCGTGCTCGGCGCAGAAGCTCGACTACGACATGAGACTGAACTTTTTGGAGAATACATCAGTCACCTGTAACGACGGCAGTGCCGCGGG GTACTACCTGAAAGAATCTCGAGGCAGTAGACGGTGGTTGATATTCTTAGAGG GCGGTTGGTACTGCTTCAACAAACAGAACTGTGACAGCCGCTATGAGACCATGAGAAGATTGATGAGCTCATCCCAGTGGCCCCAGACCAAAACAG GCACGGGGATCCTGTCTCCACTGCCTGAGGAAAACCCTCACTGGTGGAATGCCAACATGGT GTTCGTCCCATACTGTTCCAGCGATGTGTGGAGCGGCACCGCAGCCAAAACAGAGCAAA GTGGCTATGCCTTCATGGGCTCGTTGATTATTGAGGAAGTTGTGAAGAATCTGCTCGACAAAGGTCTGGAAAATGCCAAAGTTCTCCTGCTCGCTGGAAGCAG TGCGGGTGGTACTGGGGTCTTGCTGAATGTGGACCGTGTGGCAGAGCTGCTGGAGGGACAGGGCCACACTGGGATACATGTGCGAGGCTTATCTGATTCTGGCTGGTTCTTAGACAACAAACAGTACCATTGCACCGACTGTGTGGACACTGTCGGTTGTGCTCCCACAGAGACCATCAAGAGAGGCATCAA GTACTGGGGCAGTATAGTGCCGGAGAAGTGCAAGCAGACCCATGAAGGCCAGGAGTGGAACTGTTTCTTTGGATACAGAGTATTTCCAACAATAAAAA GTCCAGTGTTTGTGGTTCAGTGGCTGTTTGATGAGGCCCAGCTGACTGTTGACAACATCCAGTTAACTGGCCAGCCTGTGCAGGAAGGCCAGTGGCGCTACATCCAAAACCTTGGCATTGAGCTGAGGAACACACTGAAAGATGTCCC AGCTATGTTTGCTCCAGCGTGCCTATCACATGAAGTCATCACGAGAAA TTACTGGATCGACGTGCAGGTTAAAGGCACCTCTTTGCCCAGGGCGCTGCATTGCTGGGACCGCAGTCTCCATGACAACAGGAATAACAAGGCTCCACCCAAAGGCTGTCCTGTGCACTTGATTGACAGCTGCCCATGGCCACATTGCAACCCGACCTGCCCCACCATCAGAGACCAGTTCACAGGACAGGAGATGAACGTCATTCAGTTCCTCATGCACATGGGCTTTGATGTGCAGAAGATGGCCCAGCAGCAGGGCATGGACCCCAGCAAGCTACTGGGCATGCTCAGCAGTGGCAGCTAA